A stretch of DNA from Candidatus Parvarchaeota archaeon:
CTTATCCGTACATAGGCCCAAGGCTCTCAGTCTTTGCGTAGTGCTGCTGTGCGGTTTTTGCCTTGTTCATCACGTCGCGCATCTTGGTCTCAATAAGTTTTGACTCCTGTTCAAGGGCGCTGGTGTCAATTTTCAGCCCAAGCATTTCGTTGACAACGTCTATCACCATTGTCCCGGCATGCGGGTCCATGTACTCTGGCTGTGCCTCTGCAAGAAGGGAAATGACAGGAAACTTCTCGTCCGCGCCTCTGGCCAAAAGAACCCCGGCGACTCCGGTTGTAGCCCCTTCCTTGATTAGCTTCACTGACTTGTACCTGCCTAGCTGCTCCACAAGCTCCATGTTGCTTGCAATTGCATAGACAGTGTCCTGCTCTCCCTTTATTGTAATGCCGCCAAGGGAAATTATCTTTTTAACCTTCATCTGCCTGGCAAAATCAAATATCCTGTCAGCAAGCTCGAACACTGCAGAAACAGGGATTACAAACTCGGAGAGTATTACGATAATGTTGGATTTTTTTGAGGCGTATATTCTTGCCGGGTGCAGTGGGATGTGGTTGTGCACTGCAGCCATTGGGGGAAAAACGTCGCTTTTTATGTATCCAAGAGGCTCCATCTTCAATTTTTCTACCATGTAGCTTGCCGAAATTGTCCCTACAAGCCCAAGGCCCGGAAACCCCTCAATCAATACAGGGTTTTTCAAGTCAACTTTCTTTGTGATTACAAGCTCGACTGCCATAAACCCACTCCATTTGCATTCCTAATATCTCAGACTTTCCTATCATCCAAAACTTTCCTATCATCTCTGAATACGATTTATTATTCCAATTTATTTCCCTGACTTATCCATGTAATCTTGTATAAATTCTTGTAAAGTTTATTCTATTGTACAATTTATTCTCTTGTATAATTTGGCATGCTTATAAATGCTCCCTCATAATGTCCCATCCATTCCCTCAAATCACCAAACCAGAGGCCGCCAAAAGCACTGCTACGGAAAGAGGGACTTGGAATAGCGCATAGACAATTGCCTGTCTTGGCCTGCCTTCAAGAAAAGCCACAAATGCAGCCGCCATTGCGCTGAAAATGGCAACGTATGCTGCAGAAATGAACTTGTTTGCTTCAATCGTGTCCAATTTTTGCAGCGCTTGCTTGTCCGCGTTTTGCTTGAGATAAGCCTGCTCCTGCTGCCACTGCAGCGCGCCAAACGGCCCCCCTGCAGACAGCTTGGCAATGCTTCCAGTCATCCCAATCACAAGGCCAATTACAAGGGGCACTAAAAGGGTGCTGCCTGCAATCACAGTGTATTTTTGCACAAGCGTAGCCGCATTTCTCTCCCTGATAAGCCCGAACAGGCCGTAGATGTCCTGCGCAACTTTTCTCAGCGCCGCCCTCATGTCATGCCCGCTTTTATGGCCTAGCATAAGAAGCGAGGCGCACCTGCCGACAAGCTGCGAGCTTGACCTGCATGAAAGCTGTGACAGGGCATCTTGCACTGGCACGCCTGCAACAATCTGCCTTCTCAAATGCCCAAATTCAACTGAAAGTGGCCCATGGCTAAACTTTTCAGCCGCCTGTGCTATCTTTTCAATGCCAGTGCCTTTTTGCATCCCTGCGGCAATTGAAAGGGCGTCAGGCAGGGCCTCTTCTATCCGTGCAATCCTCTTCTCTTCAATATATTCAAGGTACAGGTTTGCTGCAAAGGGAATTGCCGCAAAGGCCACGGCAAATATAGCCGCCTGCCATGCAAACACGCTCATTGCTGCAAAAACAGCCGCAAGAACCATGCAGGGAACAACAAGCTGCTGGCTTGAAAAAACCCGTCCAAATGCAATAAATCCTGCGTCATTGCCCGGTTCTCCAAATGCCTTGCCTTTCTCCTGCCACAATTTTTTTCTGAAATGGAGGGCAGGGGGAGCCTGGCTTGAAATGAATGCAAGAAGCGCAATGTCCAAAACAGGGAAAACAAGCACAAAGGCCGCAAACATCTGCACAGCCCCTACTTTTTGCGCCCCCAGGCCGTCCAGTGCCCCCAAAAGCGTCCCGTATATCATGAAAAAGGCAGGAAGCACGCATGCTCCTGTGACAAAAAGCAAGCCGCCAAACACTGCCTTGGAGCCAAACTCGCGCACCAGCGACAGCTGCCTGTGGCCCATCTCCTCGGCAAGCATCTCAAGGTGCGCCGCCTCGCCCCCCTGCTCGTAAATCGAAAGCAGCACTGAAACAAACCTTGAAAACTGCGTCGAGCCCAATCCTGCAGCCTGCTGCGAAAGCGCAAAAGATACGCTTTCGCCAGATCTCACCCCGCCTAGTGCCATCCCAAATATCCTTGAGCAGCTGTAACCCGCAGATGCAATCTCCTCCATAAGCCTTTCAAAAGGCAGCTTCAGTGCAATTGCAACTGATATATGCCCAATCACAAGTGGCAAGTCTGCCTCAATCTCCTGCCTTGCCTTTGCTGCAAGATGCGCGGGGGCGCGCAGGGCTGCAAAAAATGCGGCTGCAAAAGAAAGCAAAAACACACATGCTGCAAAAAGAAAGTCCTGCCACCCTGATACAAGCAGAAAGCAGGCAAAGGCGTATGTTCCTATTGCAAGTGCAATAACAAAAGAGGCAAATGCGAATTTTTCCGCCTTTATGTCAAAGCCCGCAACCTTCAAGTCCTTCTCAATCCCCATTTTTCTTTCGTGCCCTAAGCTAAGCCCCGCAAGCAAGTCCTGGTGCCCAACAAGTCCTGCCACAATCTTTTCAAGCATTTCTCCCAGACCCGGGGGTTGCTAAACCCCCCCTAGCCTTTTTCAGCCCTTGTGCCTACCTGAACTCCAGAATCCTTTGCATGGTTTTTTCCACCCCGCCTTTGTGCGCGGCAATTTTTCTCAGAAAAGCGGCCCTTTTTGAAATTGCGTTTAGAAGCTGCCGCTGCGACATGGAGTGCGAATGGCACACCTTTTGGGCTATCTTTGATTTGCAAACAACATCCGGCTGGGCCATTGCAAGCAGGTCTTTGGAGTAGTCGTATGAAAACAAGTCCAAAACCTTTGGGTCGCCTCCCCTGCCAGTACCCTGGCCATTGCCCTGCGCAACTTCGGCTATCTGGACAATCCGGCGCACTTCGCGTATGCCCACGCCGCTTGTATACTTTCCTATGCGCCTTTGGACAACAACCAGGTCTATCGAAGGCAAATCTATTTCCATTACCCCCTGCGCTGCAAGCCTCAGGCACGCCTCGCCTGCCGACTGGGCATGGTAGGTTGCATAAGCGCCCCTTGCCTGGCCTGAAAGTATGGACTCCATGAACGCCTGCGCCTCCTTTTGAGTCCTCACCTCGCCAATCACGACCCTGTCTGGCCGCATCCTCAGCGAGTCGGCAACAAGGTCGCAAAGCCCGATTCCGGCATCGGCCTGCTCAACAAGCCTCACCGCATGCCTGTGCGGGATGCTTATTTCCGGGGTCTCCTCAAGCATCAGCACGCGCTCGTCTGCAGGCACAAAGTTGAACAGGGCATTGAGGGTTGTTGTCTTGCCGCTTGCGGTGTTTCCGCACACAAGCACCGAGGCATCCGACTGCATTACAAGCCACAGAAATGCAAGCGCCTCATAGCTTGAAGTCTTCAGCGACCCAAGCTGCGGCGCGCCAATAGGGTCTGTCCTGAAACGCCTCAGGGTAATCTCGGTTTTTGAGACAGGGGGTATTGTGGCATGCAGCCGTGTTCCATCAGCCAGTATTGCGTTGAGCCGCGGCGACTGGAAAGTTATGCGCCTTCCAATGGCCCGTGACATCTTGTTTATCGCCTCTATTGCAGTGCTCTCGCTTGTAAAACCGAATGCAGTCTCCTTCCAGCCCTCCCCCTGCACATAAACAAATGCCGGCTTTCCAATCCCTATTACGGCAATTTCCTCAATCGTGCTGTCCTCAAGAAGCTTGTCAAGGAAAAAATAGCCCCAGCAGTGCAGGTAAAGGTACTGCGCCAGGTAATCCCGCTGGTCATTGTCAAGCTCTATCTGCTGCGCCTCGCACTGCTCAACAAGTATCCGGCTTGACACTTCGCCTGCCTGCTGCCCGTTGCGCACCTCTGACTTAAGCGCCTGTTTTCCAAACTCCTCAACGCAGGTGCAAAGCAGCTCCTCTTCCTCCTGCGAGATGGCAGGCAAGCTGATTTTATGGAATCTCTTGCCGGATTTTGCGCCAGATACCACGCCCCACCC
This window harbors:
- a CDS encoding CpaF family protein; this translates as MFPIITCFVGEPSEKRTTLGWGVVSGAKSGKRFHKISLPAISQEEEELLCTCVEEFGKQALKSEVRNGQQAGEVSSRILVEQCEAQQIELDNDQRDYLAQYLYLHCWGYFFLDKLLEDSTIEEIAVIGIGKPAFVYVQGEGWKETAFGFTSESTAIEAINKMSRAIGRRITFQSPRLNAILADGTRLHATIPPVSKTEITLRRFRTDPIGAPQLGSLKTSSYEALAFLWLVMQSDASVLVCGNTASGKTTTLNALFNFVPADERVLMLEETPEISIPHRHAVRLVEQADAGIGLCDLVADSLRMRPDRVVIGEVRTQKEAQAFMESILSGQARGAYATYHAQSAGEACLRLAAQGVMEIDLPSIDLVVVQRRIGKYTSGVGIREVRRIVQIAEVAQGNGQGTGRGGDPKVLDLFSYDYSKDLLAMAQPDVVCKSKIAQKVCHSHSMSQRQLLNAISKRAAFLRKIAAHKGGVEKTMQRILEFR
- a CDS encoding proteasome assembly chaperone family protein, translated to MAVELVITKKVDLKNPVLIEGFPGLGLVGTISASYMVEKLKMEPLGYIKSDVFPPMAAVHNHIPLHPARIYASKKSNIIVILSEFVIPVSAVFELADRIFDFARQMKVKKIISLGGITIKGEQDTVYAIASNMELVEQLGRYKSVKLIKEGATTGVAGVLLARGADEKFPVISLLAEAQPEYMDPHAGTMVIDVVNEMLGLKIDTSALEQESKLIETKMRDVMNKAKTAQQHYAKTESLGPMYG